Part of the Triticum urartu cultivar G1812 chromosome 2, Tu2.1, whole genome shotgun sequence genome, CTTCAGGTACTTCATTGTATTTCGGATCTATTTTTTATCATAAATTTAAGTTGTATGTAGCAAAAATAGTACTCCATCCgttccataatataagagcgtttttgacactcCATTCAAAACTACTTCCAAATACAAATCTAGCAATACACATTTTATAACATAGTATTACTTGATACCGTGAATGCATGGCACTTTACCGAAAAAGattttcgccccgctttatattataaagcaaaTGCCCAAGCCAAACATCCAACAAggttcaaacacacacacacacacaggtCTAGCACAGACAAGCAGTCAAAGGGTTAATGCTGAGGGCACAGCTCAACAAGCCCTGAAGAAACAAAAAAAGAACGCACGCGTGGGGTGCGGCATAGCATCTAGTtgggctcgggggggggggggggggggggggggggggggggagggagcgGAAGGCCATCGATCGAAGGTCGGCGAGGAGGTTGCTGATGACGTCCCGGTCCTGGGGGCGGCTAAGCGGCCGCCAGAGCTGCAAATATCCACACATTTTAAAGATGGCGTCAGTAGCACGTCGAAGAGGCATCTTCTGTATGACAAGCTTATTGCGTACGGTCCAAAGCGTCCAGGCAAGGAACCCGACGCAAAGCCATCTAATATGCCTGTAGCGAGGGGGGAGGCCTGAATCTCCGCAAGCAGGTCAAGGAAGTTGGTGTTGCACCACTGGCCCCCAACCGTCTCACGGAAACAGGACCAAAGGGACTGTGCCGTGGAGCACGAGAAGAAGATGTAGTTGGCATCCTCCACCGTGCCGCACATGGGGCACATCCCATCCCCAGGTCCATTACGCTTAAGGACCTCTACGCCAGACGGGAGGCGGCCTCGGATCCATTGCCACGGGAAGATCCTGATCTTCAGGGGCAGGCGGATGTCCCAGATCAAACTGAAGGGCTCGGGGGCCGTCGAGGGGGCGATGGCCGCGTAGAGGGATTTGGTGGAGAAGCAACCGGAAGGTTCCAGGTGCCAAGAGATGGCGTCCGGGGTGTCGGCGACGTCCATAGGGAGGAGGGTGATGTCCTGGAGGAGGACATCCCAAGCGGCTACttcaggggggggggggcaaaggGGCGGCGGAAAGCGAGGCGCCCTAGGTCAATAAGGGCCGTCTCGACAGAGACCCAAGGGTCAACAGCAATGGCGAAGAGCTCCGGAAAACGCGCGGCCAGGGGGGTGTCGCCAAGCCACCTATCAAACCAGAACAGGGTCGAGGACCCAGTACCAACCAAAATGGATGTGCCAATGCGAAGCACGGGCAGCAGCTGGACGATGGCCTGCCAAAACTGGGAGCCGCCTGAGCGCTGACAGAATGCGAGAGGCTGTCCATGAAGGTACTTGTTCTGGATGATAGTGATCCAAAGTCCTCTATCGCCATTGGTAATGCGCCAGAGCCAACGGGTCAAGACGGCAATGTTCATGCGTCGGGAGGACAAGATCCCAAGACCGCCCTGGTCCTTGGTTTTGCAGATATCTGGCCAGCTGACCATGTGGTACTTCTGCTTATCCCCCTCCCCATCCCAGAAGAATCTGGATTGGTATTTGGCGATCTCCTGATGAAGGGTTTCATGGAGGCTATAGAAGCTCATGAGGAACCATAGAAGGCTGGCAAGCGAAGAATTGATAAGGATCACGCGAGCAGTCTGCGACAACCAGCGCCCTTTCCAGGGCTCAACGCGATGTTGCATACGGGTCACCGTGGGGCGAAGATCGGCCACGGTGAGGCGCGAATCACTAATGGGGATCCCCAGGTAAGTCGTGGGAAAAGAACTCAACCGACAATTTAGTCGGTCAGCAATAGCTTGTGCTTCCTCCAAGGGGTATACGAGAACCATCACTTCGCTCTTATCGAAGTTGATGGTTAGGCCCGACATTTGTTGGAAGCACAGGAGGAGGAACTTCAGGTTAGCAATATCTAGAGCGGAGCCCTCCACCATTATTATGGTATCATCCGCATATTGAAGGAgggagacccctccccctccgaCTAGGTGGGGGACGATGTCGCGATATGGCCAGCGTCCTTGGCCTTATCCAGGATGGATGCTAGGGCATCGACCACCATGTTGAATAAGAACGGCGAGAAAGGGTCACCCTGAGGACCCCACAGAGGATGGGGAAATAGGGCCCAATGTCACCGTTGATGTTCACTGCGGTCCGGCCACAGGAGACAAGCTGCATGACGCGAGTCACCCAACGGTCGTCGAaacccttacgaagcaacacttTCCGCAAGAAGGGCCAGTGGACCGTGTCGTATGCTTTGTGGAAGTAGCTTTAGAAAGACTGCACGATGGCGTTTTAGAAGACAAGCTGCATGGGCTTTAGGAAAAGTACGTTAACCGAAGCTACGTAACAAAAGGACTATATATTATTAACTCTTTCTCGTTTTGTTATACATTACTTTCGGCGTCACGTTTACTCCCCATATAACAACAAGAATATCTCTCGCAAAAATAAGTAAGTTATAATTTATGCAAAATAAACAATTGGAAATAACAGTCACTAACTTCATTGGCACACCTTGTTGTTTAGACCCCAATTGGAACATTTTCGTTAATCAAATGGGTGAAAAACTATACTTTGTAAGTACCTTTAAtgaatatatttttatttttattatgcTGGGATATAACAACATAATGCTGCGTGTACTTTTTTAGTTGTTGCAACAAAGGTTATAAAGATCTGTAGATGTCAGATAGGTTAAATCTATTGCCCACGAAAAAGATCTCCTTCTTTTGTTCGTTGAATGAAATTTAAACTTGCTTACCATCCAATATTTCTCACCTCCTTATTTGTTTTGGAACGTGAAAATGTTTCCACCATTCACATCAACTTTGGCTAAGAAAAACCACTCGGCATGAAAGGTGAGCTATATAAAAAAACTTTGGctaagaaaaaggaaaaaaacggCCTATTTTGTATAGAAAAATAGGCATCCGCCTTCGAGTTTTTGCATGAACATCTGGAAAAAAAATACCCGTGAAAAACTTATTTGTAAAAATAAAATCACCCATAGTATATAGGTGATGTTTTGGACTTATGTCTAGAAATTTATTAAAACTCTGACTGTTGATATCGTTTTAAATAATTATATAGAAACTTCCAAAATCATATGTGTAGATTTGACAAAAAGTATTTTGAAAATATCTTTTTTTAAGGAAGTTGCTCTGTGGATTTCAAAGGCAAAAAATTGTAGAATGACCAGGCTTATTAAGGAAACCAGACCGAAAACCAAAAAAAGGGTAAACAACACCGCTAGGCGTTGACCAAGCTAGACCACCAGCATCAACGTGACCGTAGCCCGAGGAGTAGTGAGCAGAATCTTCGGAAAACGCCTCCAATAAGGAAAATAACGTCGCCGTCACCAACATTGACCCCTGTTGAAAACCAAGCTTTCGCCCTGAACTGCTCATAACCATCCAATCAAACTTTGGGGAAGAGTCCGGTAACACAAAAAAGCCAAGCTTTCGAGCTCGTTTTGGACTGTCAATTAATGTCCAAAGACATGAAGGGAATAGTTTGTTTAAGACTTAAAAACTAGACGCAAAAAACAAACAATTTTATTGTCTGAAGCGCATAATGTAGCAAAAACATAAGAAGTCTTTACTCTTTAGTGATGGACATAAGTAAATCGGAACACAACTGCAATCTGAAACTCCAAACACAAATATATTTATTCATGTGCATATCATATACATCGTGCATTTACATAAAGGAACAGATTGAGCAGTTGCACCATGCAATACCACTCAGACATAACGCTCTCGTCAGGAACTAGAGTGCGGGCTCTAACGGCATGTACAGCACATACACGtgtaacacacacacacacacacacgcacacacacacacacacacacatgtatATTATATAGTTTAATAATACTTAGATAATGGGTACTGTGGGGATGAGCTAGTCCGATCATGGCTTGGTCTCTGGCTTTGGAAAATGGAACTCGGGCTTCGGGGGCAGCTCAGCTTTGGGGAACGGCGGCATTTCGTGCTTCGGGACCTCTGGCACAATAGGGTGCGGTAACTCGGGCTCCTTCAGCGCCTCAGGGTGTGGCACATGGGGCTCCTTCGGCGCCTCTGGCACGGCATGGTGTGGCATTTCAGGCTTCGGCAACTCTGGTATGGCAGGGTGCGGCAGCTCGTGCTCCTTTGGCACCTCCGGCACGATGGGGTGCGGCAGTTCGTGCTCCTTTGGCACCTCCGGCATGACGGGGTGTGGCACTTCAGGCTCCTTAGCCACCTCGGGCACATGCGGCACTTCAGGCTTCGGGAGCTCGGGCACAGCAGGGTGCGGCGGTAGTTCATGCTTTGGCACGTCGGGCACCATGGGGTGTGGCACTTCGGGCACGAGAGTGTGCGGTGGCTCAGGCTTGGGCAGCTCGGGCACGGCGGGGTGCGGCGGGAGTTCGGGCTTTGGCAGCTCCGGGACGATCGGATGTGGTGGATACTCCTTCTTGGGCACGGCCTCCTCTAGGTGCCGTGCTGCGCTGCTCATGGAGCTGCATGAGAGCAGCAGCGCCACGAGGAAGACAAGGGAGGCCATGGTGTTCTTGTCTATGTGTATCGATCAGAGAGAGGCAAGTTCTTGCTGTGATGTCTTGGAGATAGGAGAAGGCTGATATTTATAGCGCTCCAAAAGCCAAATGGAAAAAATCGCGGCATGCGGGtagacatgcatgcatgcatccatgCATGTAACTTTCAGTGGACAGTAGTTGCCTGGCTGAAACTTTTGGTGGGTTCGCTGGCAGATCACCTGCATTTCGGTGGTTGTTTACTTACTTCTGTTTTGTgtctagctagtcatgtgtggtTAACTTGGTTTGGAAGAGACGTGAGTGTACCAGATATGGTGGTGATACATTTCAATCTCTAACCTGAACAGATATCGCTACACAGCGAACCTGAACGCAACTGTATCCGGCATTCCGGCTGATCTCCTGAAGACGCCACACATCAGTCAGAGTTGGTGGATTACGCGCGCACGCGGTCGCGTAGGCGCGCCCGTCCGTCGCCTCATACCGCGGTGTCGGGTCACTGGCGCACGGTGGCCGTGGTACGGCGGGCGTTAGGTCACCGCTAACCAGCAAACGGCTGATGCAAGTTAATTTCAGGGGCTATGGTCAGGAAGCAGCCCCGTGGCCTTGTTTTGAGATGCTGCAAATGGAAGCAAGCCTGGACGCTTCTGACCCTTTTTCTGGCATCTGTGGGGGTTGTGGTTGATTGGCGCTCCACGTCGCCGGGACTGGAAATTAGGGACATTATATGTCACAATCGtgtgtagtactccctctgtaaaaaAATATAAGACATTTTAAGTCACTACTTTAGTGAcctaaaacgtcttatatttgtttacggaGGAAGTACATACTTAAAGAAAAAAAAACCACAGATGAAAAACACAGACAAAGACTGCAGATTAGTAGCGTTACCCATGAGATCTCCGTCACCCATGTACAAATTATGCTCTCGTTGTAACGCACATTTAATTACCTAGTTCTATGCAATCACCTCGGTATGCAACAATAACGATTGATTACTCCTGCTATGAACAGGC contains:
- the LOC125536421 gene encoding protein PELPK1-like; amino-acid sequence: MASLVFLVALLLSCSSMSSAARHLEEAVPKKEYPPHPIVPELPKPELPPHPAVPELPKPEPPHTLVPEVPHPMVPDVPKHELPPHPAVPELPKPEVPHVPEVAKEPEVPHPVMPEVPKEHELPHPIVPEVPKEHELPHPAIPELPKPEMPHHAVPEAPKEPHVPHPEALKEPELPHPIVPEVPKHEMPPFPKAELPPKPEFHFPKPETKP